The following are encoded in a window of Flavobacterium sp. WC2421 genomic DNA:
- the folP gene encoding dihydropteroate synthase encodes MTINCKGQLIDLAHPKVMGILNVTPNSFFDGGKYNDENEILSQVKKMLNEGATFIDIGAYSSKPNAEFVTEEEEIARIVPVIQLILKQYPETLLSIDTFRAGVAKASLENGAALINDIAAGNLDEKMFEVVAEYNVPYIMMQMRGTPKTMQTMTSYNDIVKEMLFYFSEKIAKARSFGINDLIIDPGFGFAKTLEQNYEVMKKMELFQMLDLPLLVGISRKSMIYKVLETTANEALNGTTFLNTIGLTKGANILRVHDVKEAVECVKLYEKLNF; translated from the coding sequence ATGACAATAAATTGTAAAGGGCAACTGATTGATTTAGCGCATCCAAAAGTGATGGGAATTTTAAATGTAACGCCTAACTCTTTTTTTGACGGAGGAAAGTACAATGATGAAAATGAAATACTTTCTCAGGTTAAGAAAATGCTAAATGAGGGGGCTACTTTTATAGATATTGGTGCCTATTCTAGTAAGCCTAATGCGGAGTTTGTTACTGAAGAAGAGGAAATTGCCCGAATTGTTCCTGTCATTCAATTAATTTTAAAACAGTATCCAGAAACGTTACTTTCTATTGATACTTTTAGAGCTGGAGTTGCAAAGGCTTCTCTAGAAAATGGTGCTGCACTTATTAATGATATTGCCGCAGGCAACCTAGATGAAAAAATGTTTGAAGTTGTAGCAGAGTATAATGTTCCTTACATCATGATGCAAATGAGAGGTACACCTAAAACGATGCAAACCATGACAAGTTATAATGATATTGTCAAAGAAATGCTTTTTTATTTTTCTGAAAAAATTGCCAAAGCTAGAAGTTTTGGAATTAATGATTTAATTATTGATCCAGGTTTTGGTTTTGCTAAAACATTGGAGCAAAATTATGAGGTGATGAAAAAAATGGAATTATTTCAAATGTTAGATTTGCCATTATTGGTAGGAATTTCTAGAAAATCTATGATTTATAAAGTATTAGAAACAACTGCTAATGAAGCTCTAAATGGAACCACTTTTCTAAATACAATTGGACTGACAAAAGGTGCAAATATATTGAGAGTTCATGACGTAAAAGAAGCGGTTGAGTGTGTGAAATTATATGAAAAATTGAATTTTTAA
- the rlmH gene encoding 23S rRNA (pseudouridine(1915)-N(3))-methyltransferase RlmH: MNIKLIAIGKTDNKALQSLIDDYTKRLSFYIKFDLDIIPDIKNVKNLSESQQKEKEGELILSKIAPTDQLILLDENGKNFSSVGFSEELQKKMNSGVKTLVFVIGGPYGFSDTVYASAKGKISLSQMTFSHQMVRLFFIEQLYRGFTILRNEPYHHQ; encoded by the coding sequence ATGAACATCAAACTCATCGCCATTGGCAAAACCGATAACAAAGCATTACAATCTTTAATTGACGATTACACGAAACGTTTGTCTTTTTACATCAAGTTTGATTTAGATATTATTCCGGATATCAAGAATGTAAAAAATTTATCGGAAAGCCAACAGAAAGAAAAAGAAGGGGAATTAATTTTGTCCAAAATTGCACCAACAGACCAACTTATTTTATTGGATGAAAATGGAAAAAACTTCTCTAGTGTGGGTTTTTCAGAGGAATTGCAAAAGAAAATGAATTCTGGTGTAAAAACATTAGTTTTTGTTATTGGAGGACCTTATGGTTTTTCGGATACCGTTTATGCTTCTGCAAAAGGTAAAATCTCGCTTTCGCAAATGACTTTTTCTCATCAAATGGTTCGTTTGTTTTTTATCGAACAATTGTACCGTGGGTTTACGATTTTAAGAAATGAACCGTATCATCATCAGTAG
- a CDS encoding antibiotic biosynthesis monooxygenase: MILETAILYVKKGEEKQFEHDFKIAGQYISAIDGYLGHSLRKCIEQENKYLLLVDWEKLEDHTIAFRQSEQYLEWKKLLHHYYDPFPIVEHYEIILEKIKLA; the protein is encoded by the coding sequence ATGATTTTAGAAACGGCAATTCTTTATGTAAAAAAAGGAGAAGAAAAACAATTTGAACATGATTTCAAAATTGCAGGTCAATACATTAGCGCAATAGATGGCTATCTTGGACACAGTTTAAGAAAATGTATCGAACAAGAAAATAAATATTTACTACTGGTAGATTGGGAGAAACTAGAAGACCATACTATTGCTTTTAGACAATCTGAACAATATTTAGAATGGAAAAAGCTACTACATCATTATTATGATCCTTTCCCTATAGTGGAACATTATGAAATCATTTTAGAAAAAATAAAACTAGCTTAA
- a CDS encoding adenosine deaminase: MKLLYTLIFSVILNIGYSQSSVNQYFEKIRNNEAALTAFFSQMPKGGDLHHHYSGSIYAEPLLEDAISADFYLNTATMQVLKEKPTTGNWELFSTLKSRGELNSYKQKIMEKWSVKDYNHVDYPSDKLFFESFGKFSPAIVGNFGQGLLELKNRAITENVSYIETQLSTIPSNINTDDLTDFNAKLRALAINRDEAGVTQLLDSIYGTLLQRDAAVYAEDFNTNFVAKLHNDLKIDDDRFTMRYQNFVLRFMEPVDLFKNLVVAFISADTSSLMAGVNIVSPEDGETAMKDYWLHMVMFKYCHSQFPTVKYSMHAGELTLGLVQPEDLTWHIRDAVYTAGAYRIGHGVDMAYEEKSYELLRYMAKNNIAIEINLVSNEFILKVKDSRHPITLYKEFGVPIVISTDDAGILRTNMTEQYVLLAKRYKQVSYVNIKQYVYNSIYYSFIKDEQLKKQLISDLDLRFKTFEANFPSN, translated from the coding sequence ATGAAGTTATTATATACATTAATTTTTTCAGTTATACTTAATATTGGATATTCACAATCTTCAGTAAATCAATACTTCGAAAAAATTAGAAACAATGAAGCCGCATTGACCGCTTTCTTTTCTCAGATGCCAAAAGGTGGGGATTTACATCACCATTATAGTGGCTCAATTTATGCCGAACCCTTATTAGAAGATGCCATATCAGCTGATTTTTACTTAAATACAGCAACTATGCAAGTTCTAAAAGAAAAGCCTACAACTGGAAACTGGGAACTTTTTTCTACACTAAAAAGTCGCGGAGAATTGAATAGCTACAAACAAAAAATAATGGAAAAATGGTCCGTGAAGGACTACAATCATGTTGACTACCCTTCTGATAAATTATTTTTTGAATCTTTCGGTAAATTTAGTCCCGCAATAGTAGGTAATTTTGGACAAGGATTATTAGAACTAAAAAATAGAGCTATTACTGAAAATGTAAGTTATATTGAAACCCAACTTTCAACTATTCCTTCCAATATAAACACGGACGATCTAACTGATTTTAATGCTAAATTAAGAGCACTGGCTATAAATAGAGATGAAGCTGGAGTTACCCAACTACTCGATTCCATTTATGGAACTTTATTACAAAGGGACGCTGCCGTTTATGCCGAAGATTTCAACACCAATTTTGTCGCTAAATTGCATAATGATCTTAAAATTGACGATGATCGTTTCACCATGCGTTACCAAAACTTTGTATTGCGCTTTATGGAACCCGTTGACCTTTTTAAAAATTTAGTAGTTGCTTTCATTTCAGCTGATACGAGTTCGCTAATGGCAGGTGTAAATATCGTTTCACCTGAAGATGGCGAAACAGCAATGAAAGATTATTGGTTGCACATGGTGATGTTTAAGTATTGTCATTCTCAATTCCCAACAGTAAAATACTCCATGCATGCAGGTGAACTTACCTTAGGATTAGTTCAACCTGAAGATTTAACTTGGCATATTCGAGATGCTGTATATACAGCGGGAGCCTACCGCATAGGTCATGGTGTAGATATGGCCTATGAAGAAAAATCATATGAACTTTTACGATATATGGCTAAAAATAACATTGCGATCGAAATTAACTTAGTGAGCAATGAATTTATTTTAAAAGTAAAAGACAGTCGCCATCCTATAACATTGTATAAAGAATTTGGAGTTCCAATTGTAATCAGTACTGACGATGCTGGTATTCTTCGAACAAACATGACGGAACAATATGTGTTACTTGCCAAACGTTACAAGCAAGTTTCGTATGTCAATATCAAACAATATGTATATAACAGTATCTATTATAGTTTTATAAAAGACGAGCAATTAAAAAAACAATTAATATCAGATTTAGATTTACGATTTAAAACCTTTGAAGCTAATTTTCCTTCTAATTAA
- a CDS encoding mechanosensitive ion channel family protein, with protein sequence MFRSKKKIALSITVKTLILSFFVVLFTQKTVAQQDSINKKNDSLNTSIIKNFNEKLAIIEGQRVSDSIKKSELETQLLSLKTTDNLKKEALQKELEVLNTKEYKRLAEKKAQIDSLRLTAKGYPVTGFFNDTLFTIYSKLGSFSAKDRADAISVRIKNLSDQFRFKGDSIKIVDAETTIDLVYKEGIIISVSENDAIWNNSTKLELAKKYQDIIKKALALYKSETSVSTLAKEIGLALLVLVIMFFLISNLRRFFRWTAQKIEHEENKRIQGIKIRNFTLFDAKQQVNALLNVNTTLKWVLILLLVYIALPILFGIFPWTKDFAATLFGYILNPLKKIALGFWNYLPNLITILVIIFVFRYVLKGIHFLKNEIEKGNLELPGFYADWANPTYQIVRVIVFAFMVVVIFPYLPGSDSPVFQGVSVFLGFLFTFGSAGSLSNIIAGLILTYMRLFKIGDRVKIGEVVGDIIEKSLLVTRIRTIKNEIISIPNSTVMSSHTINYSSDAPEKGLIIHSTVTIGYDVLWKEMHQALIDAASKTEFVLQEPKPFVLQTSLDDFYVSYEINAYIKEPNKQAVIYSNLHQNIQDVCNERNIEIMSPHYRAARDGNKTTIPENYLDKNYKTPPFNVNFKNDNTI encoded by the coding sequence ATGTTTCGATCTAAAAAAAAAATAGCACTATCCATCACCGTAAAAACTCTTATTCTAAGTTTTTTTGTGGTTCTTTTTACTCAAAAAACAGTAGCACAACAAGATAGTATCAATAAAAAGAATGATTCGTTAAACACTTCCATAATTAAAAATTTCAATGAAAAACTGGCAATAATTGAAGGACAGCGTGTCAGTGATTCCATTAAAAAATCAGAATTAGAGACACAGCTTTTATCATTAAAAACAACCGATAATTTAAAAAAAGAAGCGCTACAAAAAGAATTAGAAGTATTAAATACGAAAGAATATAAAAGGCTTGCCGAAAAAAAAGCTCAAATTGATTCTTTGCGCTTAACCGCAAAAGGATACCCAGTAACTGGATTTTTCAACGATACCTTATTCACTATTTATAGTAAATTGGGAAGCTTTTCGGCAAAAGACAGAGCAGATGCCATAAGTGTTCGAATTAAAAATCTCTCTGATCAATTTAGATTTAAGGGTGACTCAATAAAAATTGTTGATGCCGAAACCACTATAGATCTAGTATATAAAGAAGGTATTATTATTAGCGTTTCTGAAAATGATGCGATTTGGAATAACAGTACCAAATTAGAATTGGCAAAAAAATATCAAGACATTATCAAGAAAGCTTTAGCTCTGTATAAAAGTGAAACTAGTGTGTCGACTTTAGCAAAAGAAATTGGATTGGCACTTTTAGTTTTAGTAATAATGTTTTTTTTAATATCAAATTTAAGAAGGTTTTTTCGCTGGACTGCACAAAAAATAGAACACGAAGAAAACAAACGCATTCAAGGAATTAAGATCCGAAACTTCACTCTATTTGATGCTAAACAGCAAGTAAATGCTTTATTGAACGTTAACACCACTTTAAAATGGGTTCTCATCTTATTATTAGTTTATATTGCTTTACCTATACTTTTTGGAATTTTTCCTTGGACAAAAGATTTCGCAGCTACTCTTTTTGGTTATATACTAAATCCTCTTAAAAAAATAGCTTTAGGTTTTTGGAATTATCTTCCTAATTTAATTACTATACTAGTTATCATTTTTGTATTTAGATATGTTTTAAAAGGAATTCATTTTCTAAAAAATGAAATCGAAAAAGGAAATTTAGAACTACCTGGTTTTTATGCCGATTGGGCAAACCCTACGTATCAAATTGTACGAGTAATCGTTTTTGCTTTTATGGTAGTGGTAATTTTCCCGTACTTGCCTGGTAGTGATTCTCCCGTTTTTCAAGGGGTTTCCGTTTTTCTAGGTTTCTTATTTACTTTTGGTTCAGCAGGATCGCTTTCGAATATCATTGCTGGTTTAATCCTTACTTATATGCGATTATTTAAAATTGGAGACCGAGTTAAAATTGGCGAAGTCGTGGGGGATATTATCGAAAAATCATTGTTGGTAACCCGAATTAGAACCATAAAAAATGAAATTATTTCTATTCCAAACTCAACTGTAATGAGTAGTCATACTATAAATTACAGTAGTGATGCTCCTGAAAAAGGATTGATTATCCACTCGACTGTTACCATCGGTTATGATGTACTCTGGAAAGAGATGCATCAAGCTTTAATAGATGCTGCCTCTAAAACAGAGTTTGTATTACAAGAACCAAAACCTTTTGTATTACAAACTAGTTTAGATGATTTTTATGTCTCGTATGAAATCAATGCATACATAAAAGAACCTAATAAACAAGCAGTTATCTATTCTAATTTGCACCAAAACATTCAAGATGTTTGCAATGAAAGAAACATTGAAATTATGTCTCCACATTATCGTGCAGCAAGAGACGGGAATAAAACCACAATTCCAGAAAACTATTTGGATAAAAATTATAAAACACCCCCTTTTAATGTGAATTTTAAAAATGACAACACTATTTAA
- a CDS encoding DUF2254 domain-containing protein, with protein sequence MKENVLFVMQRIKEKLWFRPSIFCFVSILAALIAQIADSTRLHEIVPDIKTESLSELLNIISASMLVIAIFTVGSMISAFAAASNTATPRSFKLIIADDVSQNALSVFIGSFIFSIVALVALKNGYYGRAGYFTLFIFTLLFFSLVILTFLRWVERISKLGRMGHTIQLVEDATTNAIQNRLESPTLNGIAVHPSKNKGEALYSDLTGYIQQINMSELQKIAKKMDAVFTINAIPGKLVSIDQPLLFIALKNKEEKIDYNTIKNAFTVGNMRYFDQDPRFGLITLTEIASRALSPAVNDPGTAIQIISSHIRLFSLWNSVKETIPVKEDLFDRIAVPQLELSDLFEDAFRPIARDGASNIEVMIRLQKCFQILSKNSNTAIQKSSFYNSKQAFERAKMEMKLEADILLLKENCLFV encoded by the coding sequence ATGAAAGAAAACGTACTCTTTGTCATGCAACGTATAAAAGAAAAATTATGGTTCAGACCCTCAATTTTTTGTTTTGTTTCGATTTTAGCTGCTTTAATTGCTCAAATTGCCGATAGTACAAGACTACATGAAATTGTTCCGGATATTAAAACCGAATCACTATCTGAGTTACTCAATATAATTTCAGCAAGCATGCTTGTGATTGCCATTTTTACTGTAGGATCAATGATATCCGCATTTGCTGCAGCAAGCAATACTGCTACACCCCGCTCTTTTAAATTAATTATCGCAGATGATGTTTCTCAGAATGCATTATCTGTTTTTATTGGCTCTTTTATATTTAGCATTGTTGCTCTAGTAGCGCTTAAAAATGGTTATTACGGCAGAGCAGGTTATTTCACACTATTTATTTTTACACTCTTATTTTTTAGTTTAGTAATTCTAACTTTCTTACGATGGGTAGAGCGAATATCTAAATTGGGCAGAATGGGACATACAATTCAATTAGTTGAAGACGCAACTACAAATGCCATTCAAAATCGCTTAGAATCACCTACTCTAAACGGAATTGCAGTCCATCCTTCAAAAAATAAAGGGGAAGCCTTGTATAGCGATCTAACAGGCTACATTCAACAAATTAACATGTCTGAATTGCAAAAAATAGCCAAAAAGATGGACGCCGTTTTTACTATAAATGCGATCCCTGGAAAACTCGTTTCCATAGATCAGCCCTTGTTATTTATTGCTTTAAAAAACAAAGAGGAAAAAATAGACTACAATACTATAAAAAATGCATTTACGGTTGGTAATATGCGTTATTTTGACCAAGACCCCCGTTTTGGTTTAATCACCTTAACTGAGATTGCTAGTCGAGCTCTTTCACCTGCTGTCAATGATCCAGGAACGGCAATTCAAATCATAAGTAGCCACATTAGACTGTTCTCCTTATGGAATTCCGTTAAAGAAACAATTCCAGTTAAAGAAGACCTTTTTGATCGTATTGCTGTTCCTCAATTAGAACTATCCGATTTATTTGAAGATGCGTTTAGACCTATAGCCCGCGATGGTGCATCAAACATTGAAGTAATGATCAGACTCCAAAAATGTTTTCAAATTCTTTCTAAAAATAGCAATACAGCGATTCAAAAATCTAGTTTTTATAATTCTAAACAAGCATTTGAAAGAGCAAAAATGGAAATGAAACTTGAAGCTGATATACTACTTTTAAAAGAAAACTGTTTATTTGTATAA
- the nadC gene encoding carboxylating nicotinate-nucleotide diphosphorylase, which yields MISETQFQDELQILISNAIREDVGDGDHSSLACIPVEAHGNAKLLVKDNGIIAGVAFAKMIFNYVDPNMKVETFIEDGTPVKYGDIVFHVSGSSQSILKAERMVLNSMQRMSAIATKTNSYVKLLDGTNTKILDTRKTTPGFRVAEKWAVKIGGGENHRFALYDMIMLKDNHIDFAGGITLAIAKTKEYLKKENRDLKIIVEARNIEEVKEILDCKGVYRILLDNFDYETTRKAVTLIGDSCLTESSGNINEDTIRSYAQCGVDYISSGALTHSIYNMDLSLKAI from the coding sequence ATGATTAGTGAAACACAATTTCAAGACGAGTTACAAATACTAATATCTAATGCTATCCGCGAAGATGTAGGGGATGGTGACCATAGTTCATTGGCTTGTATTCCAGTAGAAGCACATGGTAATGCAAAACTTTTAGTTAAAGACAATGGAATCATAGCAGGAGTTGCATTTGCGAAAATGATTTTTAATTATGTTGATCCAAACATGAAAGTTGAAACTTTTATTGAAGATGGTACTCCTGTCAAATATGGAGACATAGTTTTTCATGTTTCAGGAAGTTCACAATCTATTTTAAAGGCAGAACGAATGGTATTAAATTCGATGCAAAGAATGTCAGCTATTGCTACTAAGACAAATAGTTACGTAAAATTGTTAGATGGAACCAATACAAAAATACTAGACACTCGTAAAACAACACCTGGTTTTCGGGTAGCCGAAAAATGGGCTGTAAAAATAGGAGGTGGAGAGAATCATCGTTTTGCTCTGTATGATATGATTATGCTTAAGGACAATCATATTGATTTTGCAGGTGGAATTACTTTAGCAATAGCTAAAACAAAAGAGTATCTTAAGAAAGAGAACCGTGATTTGAAAATTATAGTGGAGGCCAGAAATATAGAGGAAGTAAAAGAAATATTGGACTGTAAAGGGGTGTATAGAATTCTACTAGATAACTTTGATTATGAAACAACTAGAAAAGCGGTAACTTTGATAGGAGATTCCTGTCTAACAGAATCCTCGGGAAATATTAATGAAGATACGATTCGTAGTTATGCACAATGTGGTGTTGATTATATTTCATCAGGAGCATTAACTCATTCTATTTATAACATGGATTTAAGTTTAAAAGCGATTTAA
- a CDS encoding YihY/virulence factor BrkB family protein, with protein sequence MSAEIEESIQRIPVLRDLASYLKKVKLPWLEGLTLYDLLELYGIGIAEGALSNRAGSIAFSFFMALFPFTLFILNLIPYIPIEGFQEDFLKFVSEGVPPNTYYAIANIIDDILHNSHSGLLSWGFLLSILLMANGLNAILGGFENSRHVLVKRGFFQQYFVAVGMSVLLSILLILTVAIIVVFEFFIQKLNAHQVLNDQIPLIVMGRYGFLILMILITTSILFKFGTKHDKTRAFISIGSVFTTILTIIISYFFGIWVIRFSQYNQLYGSIGTLLIVMFYIWINCMILLLGFELNAAISKLKKKNEINKTA encoded by the coding sequence ATGTCAGCAGAAATAGAAGAAAGTATTCAAAGAATACCAGTACTTAGGGATTTAGCCAGCTATCTAAAAAAGGTAAAATTACCTTGGCTAGAAGGATTGACGCTTTATGACTTATTAGAGCTGTATGGAATTGGTATTGCCGAAGGAGCTTTGTCTAATCGTGCAGGTTCTATTGCGTTTAGTTTTTTTATGGCCTTATTTCCTTTTACATTATTTATTTTAAATCTTATTCCTTATATTCCTATTGAAGGATTTCAAGAAGATTTTTTGAAATTTGTTTCTGAAGGAGTTCCTCCAAATACCTATTATGCAATTGCGAATATTATTGATGATATTCTTCACAACAGTCATTCAGGATTGCTGTCATGGGGTTTTTTATTATCTATTTTATTGATGGCAAATGGATTGAATGCAATTTTAGGAGGTTTTGAAAATTCTCGTCATGTATTAGTGAAAAGAGGTTTTTTTCAACAGTATTTTGTAGCAGTGGGTATGTCAGTATTACTGTCCATTTTATTGATTCTTACTGTTGCAATAATTGTTGTTTTTGAGTTTTTTATTCAAAAACTGAACGCACATCAAGTTTTAAATGATCAGATTCCATTGATAGTTATGGGTAGATATGGCTTTTTAATTCTAATGATTTTAATTACAACTTCTATCTTGTTTAAGTTTGGAACAAAACACGATAAAACAAGGGCGTTTATATCAATAGGCTCCGTTTTTACCACTATATTAACGATAATTATTTCTTATTTTTTCGGAATTTGGGTAATACGGTTTTCACAATACAACCAGCTTTATGGATCAATAGGAACCTTGTTAATTGTAATGTTTTATATTTGGATTAACTGTATGATATTATTACTAGGTTTCGAATTGAATGCAGCAATAAGTAAATTAAAAAAGAAAAATGAAATTAATAAAACAGCATAA
- a CDS encoding DUF2147 domain-containing protein: MKNTITIIALFITTVFYAQNHSVTGKWKTIDDETGEAKSIIEIYEKSGKVYGKVIDILDKEHRKDLCHDCGGEDANKPIIGMTILKGLLKDGNEYNSGKIMDPKNGKVYKCYIVLESNDKLKIRGYIGFALLGRTQYWYRVK; this comes from the coding sequence ATGAAAAATACAATTACAATTATAGCACTGTTTATCACTACAGTTTTTTATGCTCAAAATCATAGTGTTACGGGTAAATGGAAAACGATAGATGATGAAACGGGTGAAGCCAAATCAATTATAGAAATTTACGAAAAATCAGGAAAGGTTTATGGTAAAGTAATCGATATTCTAGATAAAGAACATAGAAAAGATCTTTGCCATGACTGCGGTGGAGAGGATGCTAATAAACCGATTATCGGCATGACTATCTTAAAAGGACTGTTGAAAGATGGTAATGAATATAATTCGGGGAAAATTATGGACCCAAAAAACGGAAAAGTTTATAAATGTTATATTGTTTTAGAGAGTAATGATAAACTTAAAATTCGAGGTTACATTGGATTTGCATTATTAGGAAGAACACAATACTGGTATAGAGTTAAGTAG